The proteins below are encoded in one region of Rhizobacter sp.:
- the coq7 gene encoding 2-polyprenyl-3-methyl-6-methoxy-1,4-benzoquinone monooxygenase — MTRTQTARPRSPIDDWINAADNALRTLSGAHTAARPTPAPKENPQALSSDEAKLSASLMRVNHVGEICAQALYNAQLVATRNPGLRESFRQAAREETDHLAWTQQRLRELHARPSVFNPLWYAGAFGIGLIAGRIGDATSLGFVVETEAQVEQHLASHLDRLPPADTASRAIVEQMKVDEAQHGAQAQQAGATQLPASVRWAMRAAAKVMTTTAHYL; from the coding sequence ATGACGCGTACACAGACCGCACGCCCTCGCTCTCCGATCGACGACTGGATCAACGCAGCCGACAACGCATTGCGAACGCTCTCAGGCGCTCACACGGCAGCAAGGCCCACACCAGCCCCCAAGGAAAACCCTCAGGCCTTGAGCTCAGATGAAGCGAAGCTGTCGGCGTCACTGATGCGGGTGAATCACGTGGGAGAGATTTGCGCACAGGCCCTCTACAACGCCCAACTGGTGGCCACCCGCAACCCAGGGCTGCGCGAGAGTTTTCGCCAGGCCGCGCGCGAAGAAACCGATCACCTCGCGTGGACCCAACAGCGCCTGCGTGAACTCCACGCCCGCCCGAGCGTGTTCAACCCCTTGTGGTACGCAGGCGCCTTCGGCATCGGACTCATCGCCGGACGCATCGGCGACGCCACCAGCCTCGGCTTCGTGGTCGAAACAGAAGCCCAGGTCGAGCAGCACCTCGCGTCTCACCTCGACCGTCTGCCCCCAGCAGACACCGCCTCGCGTGCGATCGTCGAACAAATGAAGGTCGACGAGGCCCAGCACGGCGCCCAGGCCCAGCAAGCCGGTGCGACGCAGCTTCCCGCCTCCGTCCGGTGGGCAATGCGCGCGGCCGCCAAGGTCATGACGACCACCGCGCATTACCTCTGA
- a CDS encoding OsmC family protein, translating into MECTINWVSSGGMTFMAETGSGHVLTMDGAPEGGGRNLAPRPMETVLAGTGACAAYDVVLILKRGRHDVRGCQAKLTSERAQTDPKVFTRINMHFVISGKALSDQAVQRAIQMSHEKYCSASAMLAKTADITTSYEIVEA; encoded by the coding sequence ATGGAATGCACGATCAATTGGGTGTCCTCCGGTGGCATGACCTTCATGGCCGAAACCGGCAGTGGCCATGTGCTGACGATGGACGGCGCGCCCGAGGGTGGCGGTCGTAACCTGGCGCCGCGGCCGATGGAGACGGTGCTGGCGGGAACGGGCGCATGCGCCGCCTATGACGTCGTGCTGATCCTCAAGCGCGGCCGTCACGACGTGCGCGGCTGCCAGGCCAAGCTGACCTCCGAGCGCGCCCAGACCGACCCCAAGGTGTTCACGCGCATCAACATGCATTTCGTGATCTCGGGGAAGGCCCTGTCCGACCAAGCGGTGCAGCGCGCCATCCAGATGTCACACGAGAAGTACTGTTCGGCGAGTGCCATGTTGGCCAAGACGGCCGACATCACCACCAGCTACGAGATCGTCGAGGCCTGA
- the ilvA gene encoding threonine ammonia-lyase, biosynthetic: MTGPLRTTPKRRGKAPRDDIGLAGYLQKILTARVYDVAIESALEPAKNLSRRLGNQVWLKREDTQPVFSFKLRGAYNKMSGLSAAQLKRGVICASAGNHAQGVALGAHRLGCKALIVMPVTTPKLKIDAVRALGGEVVLHGESYSDAYLHALELERKQQLTFVHPFDDPDVIAGQGTIAMEILRQLQSPIDAVFVAIGGGGLVSGVAAYIKSVRPEIKVIGVQTTDSDAMVRSVKAGKRVQLAEVGLFSDGTAVKLVGEETFRLTRALVDDFVIVDTDAVCAAIKDVFQDTRSILEPAGALGVAAIKQYTETHKLKGKTLVAITCGANMNFDRLRFVAERAEVGEEREAVFAVTIPEERGSFKRFCELIGPRSVTEFNYRISDDQQAHVFVGLATSNRGESEKLTRNFTKHGFATVDLTHDELAKQHLRHMVGGRSELARDERLYRFVFPERPGALMQFLSSMHPSWNISLFHYRNQGADYGRILVGIQVPRGDKKAFKDFLEGLSYPWVDETDNPAYRLFLR, from the coding sequence ATGACCGGCCCCCTTCGCACAACGCCCAAACGCCGAGGCAAGGCGCCCAGGGACGACATCGGTCTGGCCGGCTACCTGCAGAAGATCCTGACCGCGCGCGTCTACGACGTCGCCATCGAATCCGCGCTCGAGCCGGCGAAGAATCTTTCGCGCCGCCTGGGCAACCAGGTGTGGCTGAAGCGGGAAGACACGCAACCCGTCTTCAGCTTCAAGCTTCGGGGGGCCTACAACAAGATGTCGGGCCTGAGTGCAGCCCAGCTCAAGCGGGGCGTGATCTGCGCATCGGCCGGCAACCACGCACAAGGGGTGGCACTCGGCGCCCATCGCCTGGGCTGCAAGGCCTTGATCGTGATGCCGGTGACCACACCCAAGCTCAAGATCGACGCGGTACGCGCGCTCGGCGGCGAGGTGGTTCTGCACGGTGAGAGCTACTCCGACGCCTACCTGCACGCCCTCGAACTCGAGCGCAAGCAACAGCTGACCTTCGTCCACCCCTTCGACGACCCCGACGTGATCGCCGGCCAGGGCACGATCGCGATGGAAATCCTGCGGCAGCTCCAGTCACCGATCGACGCCGTCTTCGTCGCCATCGGGGGCGGCGGCCTCGTGTCCGGCGTGGCGGCGTACATCAAGTCGGTGCGCCCCGAGATCAAGGTGATCGGCGTGCAGACCACCGACTCCGACGCCATGGTGCGCTCGGTCAAGGCTGGTAAGCGCGTGCAGCTGGCCGAGGTCGGTCTTTTCTCTGACGGCACGGCCGTCAAGCTCGTAGGCGAGGAGACCTTCCGCCTCACCCGGGCCCTGGTCGACGACTTCGTGATCGTCGACACCGACGCCGTCTGCGCCGCCATCAAGGACGTTTTCCAGGACACGCGCAGCATCCTCGAGCCGGCGGGCGCCCTGGGTGTCGCCGCCATCAAGCAGTACACCGAGACGCACAAGCTGAAAGGCAAGACGCTCGTCGCCATCACCTGCGGCGCCAACATGAACTTCGACCGCCTGCGCTTCGTGGCCGAGCGTGCCGAGGTGGGCGAGGAGCGCGAAGCCGTGTTCGCGGTCACGATCCCCGAGGAGCGGGGCAGCTTCAAGCGCTTTTGCGAACTGATCGGCCCGCGCAGCGTCACCGAGTTCAACTACCGCATCTCCGACGACCAACAGGCCCACGTGTTCGTCGGCCTGGCCACGAGCAACCGAGGTGAGTCAGAGAAGCTGACCCGCAATTTCACGAAGCACGGCTTCGCCACCGTCGACCTCACGCACGACGAGCTGGCCAAGCAGCACCTGCGCCACATGGTGGGCGGGCGAAGTGAACTCGCGCGCGACGAGCGCCTCTACCGCTTCGTCTTCCCCGAGCGGCCCGGTGCCTTGATGCAATTCCTCTCGAGCATGCACCCCAGCTGGAACATCAGCCTTTTCCACTACCGCAACCAGGGCGCGGACTACGGCCGCATCCTGGTCGGCATCCAGGTGCCGCGCGGCGACAAAAAGGCGTTCAAGGATTTCCTGGAAGGGCTGAGCTACCCGTGGGTCGACGAGACCGACAACCCGGCCTACCGCCTCTTCTTGCGGTAG
- a CDS encoding nicotinate-nucleotide--dimethylbenzimidazole phosphoribosyltransferase has product MPVSRSLIAPTANPLLERALRDKLKRRSDTVGQLGELEPLAIRLGLIQNSLKPRFRAPQIALFASDHGLAVDGIGAPNQTSTAKLVQGLLSSQLPVAVFARIQGMDLNVVDCGVAETVAPHPRLMSRKIAHGTRNCRVNMAMTLDQAHAAIRAGMEIADAMTGNLIACAGIGVGSHESAALVLSALANEPIHNLVTTPIMVPEDEARLMMVLQAAQVRHRDLSDPVEVLAAYGGFEIAMMVGVMLVASSKRRLIMVDGMPACAALMVAARIAPTVTEYCVFSRSHGHPGLTVALGLFKSLALLELGMESTDGTGATLSFPLLLSSAALLTEVAEGEDAGPSQPADMPNSVPGKL; this is encoded by the coding sequence ATGCCCGTCAGCCGATCGCTCATCGCTCCCACCGCCAACCCGCTGCTCGAGCGGGCGCTGCGCGACAAGCTGAAGCGGCGCAGCGACACCGTCGGCCAGCTCGGCGAACTCGAGCCGCTGGCGATTCGCCTGGGCCTGATCCAGAACTCCCTCAAGCCCCGCTTCCGGGCGCCGCAAATCGCGCTGTTTGCCTCCGACCACGGGCTGGCGGTCGACGGGATTGGAGCGCCCAACCAGACCTCCACGGCGAAGCTGGTGCAGGGCCTGTTGAGTTCGCAGTTGCCGGTGGCGGTGTTCGCTCGCATCCAGGGCATGGACCTCAACGTCGTGGACTGCGGTGTCGCCGAGACGGTGGCCCCGCACCCACGCTTGATGTCACGCAAGATCGCCCACGGCACCCGCAACTGCCGGGTCAACATGGCGATGACGCTCGACCAGGCGCATGCGGCGATCCGCGCCGGCATGGAGATCGCCGACGCGATGACGGGCAACCTGATCGCGTGCGCCGGCATCGGCGTGGGCTCGCACGAAAGCGCCGCGCTGGTGCTGTCGGCGCTCGCCAACGAACCGATCCACAACCTCGTCACCACGCCGATCATGGTGCCGGAAGACGAGGCCCGGCTGATGATGGTCCTTCAGGCCGCCCAGGTACGACACCGCGACCTGAGCGACCCGGTCGAAGTGCTGGCCGCGTATGGCGGTTTCGAGATCGCGATGATGGTCGGCGTGATGCTCGTGGCCTCGAGCAAACGGCGACTGATCATGGTCGACGGCATGCCGGCCTGCGCCGCGCTGATGGTGGCGGCGCGCATCGCGCCCACGGTCACCGAATACTGCGTCTTCTCGCGCAGCCATGGCCATCCGGGCCTCACGGTGGCCCTCGGCCTGTTCAAATCCCTGGCCTTGCTGGAGCTGGGCATGGAAAGCACCGACGGCACCGGCGCCACGCTGTCGTTCCCGCTGTTGCTGAGCTCGGCCGCGCTGCTGACCGAAGTGGCGGAAGGCGAAGACGCGGGACCGTCTCAGCCCGCGGACATGCCGAATTCGGTGCCCGGCAAACTCTGA
- the gspG gene encoding type II secretion system major pseudopilin GspG has protein sequence MNSSASSSTPRRARGFTLIELMVVLVIIGVLAALIAPNVLDRADDARVTAARTDVGNIMQALKLYKLDNQRYPTGEQGLQALVTKPTTGAVPPNWRPYLPKLQNDPWGRPYQYANPGVKGEIDVYSFGADGQVGGEGKDAEIGSWQ, from the coding sequence ATGAACTCTTCCGCTTCGTCATCCACGCCACGCCGCGCACGCGGCTTCACCCTCATCGAACTGATGGTGGTGCTCGTGATCATCGGCGTGCTGGCAGCGCTCATCGCCCCCAACGTGCTCGACCGCGCTGACGATGCGCGCGTGACGGCCGCGCGCACCGACGTCGGCAACATCATGCAGGCGCTCAAGCTCTACAAGCTCGACAACCAGCGCTACCCCACCGGCGAACAAGGCCTGCAGGCTCTGGTCACCAAGCCCACCACCGGAGCCGTGCCTCCCAACTGGCGGCCTTACCTCCCCAAGCTCCAGAACGATCCCTGGGGTCGTCCGTACCAGTACGCCAACCCCGGCGTGAAAGGCGAGATCGATGTCTATAGCTTTGGTGCCGACGGCCAAGTCGGCGGCGAAGGCAAGGACGCCGAGATCGGCTCCTGGCAGTAA
- a CDS encoding prepilin-type N-terminal cleavage/methylation domain-containing protein translates to MSIALVPTAKSAAKARTPRSAPGSKAGIRGARGFTLIELMVVISLIAIAAGLISLSLRDPASTQLENEAARLVALLESARAESRASGIPVRWEPRHEAQNEGFEFKGLTNPGEFPANWMGDGVSAEIVGATAITLGPEPFIPPQRIVLRLENQRLALATDGLGPFAVVDNDSANTPP, encoded by the coding sequence ATGTCTATAGCTTTGGTGCCGACGGCCAAGTCGGCGGCGAAGGCAAGGACGCCGAGATCGGCTCCTGGCAGTAAAGCCGGCATCAGGGGAGCCCGCGGCTTCACCCTGATCGAACTGATGGTGGTGATCTCGCTGATCGCCATCGCCGCCGGCCTCATCAGCCTCTCGCTTCGAGACCCGGCCAGCACCCAGCTCGAGAACGAGGCCGCGCGTCTTGTGGCCTTGCTGGAATCGGCACGCGCCGAATCGCGCGCCTCCGGCATCCCGGTGCGCTGGGAGCCGCGCCACGAAGCGCAGAACGAAGGTTTCGAGTTCAAGGGGCTCACCAACCCCGGTGAATTCCCCGCGAACTGGATGGGCGACGGCGTCTCCGCCGAGATCGTCGGTGCCACGGCGATCACGCTGGGCCCGGAGCCTTTCATTCCGCCGCAACGCATCGTGCTCAGACTGGAAAACCAGCGCCTCGCGCTGGCCACCGATGGCCTCGGCCCGTTCGCCGTGGTCGACAACGACAGCGCCAACACCCCACCATGA
- the gspI gene encoding type II secretion system minor pseudopilin GspI produces MRRHNTGFTLIEVMVALAIVAVTLGAGIKAAGALADNSQHIVEVTAAQWCAENQLTELRLSSFFTVPTEFEFQCEQLGASYKGKLVSKRTPNPNFLRADAQIFTEDGKPILTLSTVLGRSLRS; encoded by the coding sequence ATGCGTCGTCACAACACCGGGTTCACCCTGATCGAGGTGATGGTCGCCCTGGCGATCGTCGCGGTGACGCTCGGCGCGGGCATCAAGGCGGCAGGCGCGCTGGCCGACAACTCGCAGCACATCGTCGAAGTGACCGCGGCGCAGTGGTGTGCCGAGAACCAGCTCACCGAGCTTCGCCTGAGCTCCTTCTTCACCGTTCCCACCGAGTTCGAGTTCCAGTGCGAACAACTGGGCGCGTCCTACAAGGGCAAGCTGGTGTCGAAGCGCACGCCCAATCCCAACTTCCTCCGCGCCGACGCGCAGATCTTCACCGAAGACGGCAAACCGATCCTCACGCTGTCCACCGTGCTCGGCCGGTCGCTCAGGTCATGA
- a CDS encoding prepilin-type N-terminal cleavage/methylation domain-containing protein, whose amino-acid sequence MKQQPRPRQAGFTLVEVLVAMFIMAILAVMAWQGVDSIVNARNASQDRMEKLLKLNTVLAQFQQDLEAMQDSGALPQPMPSFDGISLRLTRRAETGLQLVVWSLRGGTWLRWAGNPVTTTQALQDQWMTSQQFIGNESGQLRTVTGLSEWQAYCFRDNAWSNCQSSAGNNTVGGATPPAGAASAPVQTDPLKALRVVLSFAEGSGFAGSITRDIALGPQ is encoded by the coding sequence ATGAAGCAACAACCGCGCCCACGGCAAGCCGGCTTCACGCTGGTGGAAGTGCTCGTCGCGATGTTCATCATGGCCATCCTGGCCGTGATGGCGTGGCAAGGCGTCGACAGCATCGTCAACGCGCGCAACGCGAGCCAGGACCGCATGGAAAAGCTGCTCAAGCTCAACACCGTGCTTGCGCAATTCCAGCAAGACCTCGAAGCCATGCAGGACAGCGGTGCCCTGCCGCAACCCATGCCCTCCTTCGACGGCATCTCGCTGCGCCTCACCCGCCGCGCCGAGACCGGCCTGCAGCTGGTGGTGTGGTCGCTGCGCGGCGGCACGTGGTTGCGATGGGCGGGCAACCCCGTCACCACCACGCAGGCGCTGCAGGATCAATGGATGACCAGCCAGCAGTTCATCGGCAACGAGTCGGGGCAGCTGCGCACGGTCACCGGCCTCTCGGAGTGGCAGGCCTACTGCTTCCGCGACAACGCCTGGAGCAACTGCCAATCGAGCGCCGGCAACAACACCGTCGGCGGCGCCACTCCGCCCGCCGGCGCGGCATCGGCGCCTGTGCAGACCGACCCGCTCAAAGCCCTGCGCGTGGTGCTGAGCTTCGCCGAAGGCAGTGGCTTCGCCGGCAGCATCACGCGCGACATCGCGCTCGGCCCGCAATGA
- the gspK gene encoding type II secretion system minor pseudopilin GspK: MKHAPRRHQRGAALLLAMIIVTLVATLAVSMVWQQWRAVQVETAERSRAQSAWILSGALDWAGLILKEDARPSAGQVDHLGEPWAVPLAEARLSTFLASDKDNNADDGPEAFLSGSITDAQARFNLRNLIDAKFEVSAEDLNALRRLCENVNIAVSVADTLATGMKAAYVPPGAATAVANPPLQPKRISQLTWLGVDAQALQRLEPYVVLLPTETPINVNTASREVIASVIPGLNVGDAERLIQYRQRTPFKKQQDLLAQLPGVAADKIGRVSIATNYFEVRGRLRLNDRVLEQRSLIERNARTITVLSTERINSTDRER, encoded by the coding sequence ATGAAACACGCCCCCCGTCGCCACCAACGCGGTGCCGCCCTGCTGCTGGCCATGATCATCGTGACCCTCGTGGCCACGCTGGCGGTGTCGATGGTCTGGCAGCAGTGGCGTGCGGTGCAGGTCGAGACGGCCGAGCGCTCGCGGGCGCAATCAGCGTGGATCCTCTCCGGCGCGCTCGACTGGGCAGGGCTCATCCTGAAAGAAGATGCCCGCCCCTCGGCCGGCCAGGTCGACCACCTCGGCGAGCCCTGGGCGGTGCCGCTCGCGGAAGCGCGGCTCTCGACCTTCCTCGCCTCCGACAAGGACAACAACGCCGACGACGGCCCCGAGGCATTTCTCTCCGGCTCCATCACCGATGCCCAGGCGCGCTTCAACCTGCGCAACCTCATCGACGCCAAGTTCGAAGTCTCGGCAGAAGACCTCAACGCGCTGCGCCGCCTGTGCGAGAACGTCAACATCGCGGTCAGCGTGGCCGACACGCTCGCGACCGGCATGAAGGCCGCCTATGTGCCGCCCGGCGCCGCCACAGCGGTGGCCAACCCACCGCTGCAACCCAAGCGCATCTCGCAACTCACCTGGCTCGGTGTCGATGCGCAAGCACTGCAACGCCTCGAGCCCTACGTCGTGCTGCTGCCGACCGAAACGCCGATCAACGTCAACACGGCCTCGCGGGAAGTCATCGCGTCGGTCATCCCCGGCCTCAACGTCGGCGACGCCGAGCGCCTGATCCAGTACCGCCAGCGCACGCCCTTCAAGAAGCAGCAGGACCTGCTGGCGCAGTTGCCCGGCGTGGCGGCCGACAAGATCGGCAGGGTCTCCATCGCCACCAACTACTTCGAAGTACGCGGCCGCTTGCGCCTGAACGACCGTGTGCTGGAGCAGCGCTCGCTCATCGAACGAAACGCGCGGACCATCACGGTGCTCAGCACCGAACGCATCAACTCGACCGACCGCGAGCGCTGA
- a CDS encoding general secretion pathway protein GspL, translating to MSTLVVQIPPRPRLQAREAAPAPEGGLSTEYDYVLTPDGLATSAQGRAPVALVPKAASAVAVLADADVSWHRITLPKAPAARLQAALVGVLEDALLEEAATVHIAVAPGASAGEPTWVAVVDRAWLTAELATLEKANIFIDRVVPMSWPDEPPSGHFAELGDPSQGATLTWAHPEGVAQMNLQGTLARSLLPNPLPEGARWSATPATAAAAERWLGVPMTVMDWPQRALQASRSLWNLRQFTLARKNRGTRALRDLWRQFLTPAWKPARYGLATLVVVQLIGLNLWAGHQSRTMKAKRDAMVTLLKQAHPHVSGVLDAPVQMRRETDTLRAAAGIPGETDLEPMLQAAANAWPGDRPPVDNLRFEPGRLTLSAAGWNPDQIEQFRNQLRPRGWQVDARDGTLTLSRAPAGLAAGKPL from the coding sequence ATGAGCACGCTCGTCGTCCAGATCCCACCGCGCCCGCGCCTGCAGGCCCGTGAAGCCGCGCCCGCTCCCGAGGGTGGCCTCAGCACCGAGTACGACTATGTGCTGACGCCCGACGGCCTCGCCACGTCGGCCCAGGGCCGCGCCCCCGTGGCCCTGGTGCCCAAGGCGGCCAGCGCCGTCGCCGTGCTGGCCGATGCCGACGTGAGCTGGCACCGCATCACCCTGCCCAAGGCCCCCGCGGCTCGCTTGCAGGCCGCGCTGGTCGGCGTGCTCGAAGACGCCTTGCTCGAAGAAGCTGCCACCGTGCACATCGCCGTGGCGCCGGGCGCCAGCGCCGGCGAGCCCACCTGGGTGGCGGTCGTCGACCGCGCCTGGCTGACCGCCGAGCTGGCCACGCTGGAAAAGGCCAACATCTTCATCGACCGCGTCGTGCCGATGTCGTGGCCCGACGAGCCGCCCTCCGGTCACTTCGCCGAGCTGGGCGACCCGTCCCAAGGTGCCACGCTGACCTGGGCCCACCCCGAGGGCGTGGCCCAGATGAACCTGCAGGGCACGCTCGCCCGCTCGCTGCTGCCCAACCCGCTGCCCGAAGGCGCCCGCTGGAGCGCGACGCCGGCCACCGCCGCCGCCGCCGAACGCTGGCTCGGCGTGCCCATGACGGTGATGGACTGGCCCCAGCGCGCCCTCCAGGCCTCGCGCTCGCTGTGGAACCTGCGCCAGTTCACCCTCGCCCGCAAGAACCGCGGCACGCGTGCCCTGCGCGACCTGTGGCGCCAGTTCCTCACGCCAGCCTGGAAGCCGGCCCGCTACGGTCTTGCCACGCTCGTCGTGGTGCAGCTCATCGGCCTCAACCTCTGGGCCGGCCACCAGAGCCGCACCATGAAGGCCAAGCGCGATGCGATGGTCACGCTGCTGAAGCAGGCCCACCCGCACGTCTCGGGCGTGCTCGATGCTCCGGTGCAAATGCGCCGCGAGACCGACACGCTGCGCGCCGCCGCGGGCATTCCCGGCGAAACCGACCTCGAGCCCATGTTGCAAGCTGCCGCCAATGCCTGGCCGGGCGACCGCCCGCCCGTTGACAACCTGCGCTTCGAACCGGGCCGCCTCACGCTGTCGGCCGCGGGCTGGAACCCCGACCAGATCGAGCAGTTCCGCAACCAGCTGCGCCCGCGCGGCTGGCAAGTCGATGCCCGCGACGGCACCCTCACCTTGAGCCGTGCCCCCGCCGGCCTTGCCGCAGGAAAGCCGCTGTGA
- a CDS encoding type II secretion system protein M: MPPRERMGLTLAGIAIGIAIVWMIGVAPALRTLREAPAQIDSLDLQLQAMQRMATEARDLRGAAPVPATQAAQALKSATDRLGDKGKLAVMGDRATLTLSGVTGEALRAWLTEARSGARARPVEAQLTRGPQGYAGTLVVSLGGGN; this comes from the coding sequence ATGCCGCCGCGCGAGCGCATGGGCCTCACGCTCGCCGGCATCGCCATCGGCATCGCCATCGTCTGGATGATCGGCGTCGCGCCCGCGCTGCGCACCCTGCGCGAAGCGCCCGCGCAGATCGACTCGCTCGACCTGCAACTGCAGGCCATGCAGCGCATGGCCACCGAAGCGCGCGACCTGCGCGGCGCCGCCCCGGTGCCTGCCACGCAGGCCGCACAGGCCTTGAAGTCGGCGACCGACCGGCTGGGCGACAAAGGCAAGCTCGCGGTGATGGGTGACCGCGCCACCCTCACACTCAGCGGGGTGACCGGCGAAGCCCTGCGCGCCTGGTTGACCGAAGCCCGCAGCGGCGCACGGGCCCGCCCCGTGGAAGCGCAGCTGACGCGCGGCCCGCAAGGCTATGCCGGCACGCTCGTGGTGAGCCTGGGAGGGGGCAACTGA
- the gspN gene encoding type II secretion system protein N codes for MAVVRKPARRGLRRRFASSAVPTQWQESSYAEIAWEKSRSAATRWAVFGALLGVLFGLVLFAPAAWLASAVASATGQRVLLSDARGTVWSGSAIAVLTGGPGSRDASSLPGRLEWTLRLKGLGFELRARHACCLNDTVSVLLKPGLGRMSVELAPKPDWIGQWPGAFLGGLGTPWNTLQLGGSLRLMSSGLKMELVQGRWIVDGSAEIDMLQASSRVSTLEPLGSYRFSLIGAAGGSSQLRLSTLEGALQLNGEGTAGPNGVRFRGEARAATEADESALNNLLNIIGRRNGAVSVISIG; via the coding sequence ATGGCCGTCGTTCGCAAACCCGCCCGCCGCGGCTTGCGCCGCCGCTTCGCGTCGAGCGCCGTGCCCACGCAGTGGCAAGAGTCGTCATACGCCGAGATCGCCTGGGAAAAGTCGCGCAGCGCGGCCACCCGCTGGGCGGTGTTCGGCGCCTTGCTGGGCGTGCTCTTCGGGCTCGTGCTCTTCGCGCCCGCTGCGTGGCTCGCCAGCGCCGTGGCCAGTGCCACCGGCCAGCGGGTGTTGCTCTCCGACGCCCGCGGCACCGTGTGGTCGGGCAGTGCCATCGCCGTGCTCACCGGCGGCCCCGGCAGCCGCGACGCCAGCTCGCTGCCCGGCCGCCTGGAATGGACGCTGCGGCTCAAGGGCCTCGGCTTCGAGCTGCGCGCGCGGCACGCCTGTTGCCTCAACGACACCGTGAGCGTGCTCCTCAAACCGGGCCTCGGCCGCATGTCGGTCGAGCTGGCCCCCAAACCCGACTGGATCGGCCAGTGGCCGGGCGCCTTCCTCGGCGGCCTGGGCACGCCGTGGAACACGCTGCAGCTCGGCGGCTCGCTGCGCCTCATGTCTTCGGGCCTCAAGATGGAGCTGGTGCAGGGCCGCTGGATCGTCGACGGCTCGGCCGAGATCGACATGCTGCAGGCCTCGTCGCGCGTGTCCACGCTCGAGCCGCTCGGCAGCTACCGCTTCAGCCTGATCGGCGCAGCCGGCGGCTCGTCGCAACTGCGCCTGTCCACGCTCGAAGGTGCGTTGCAACTCAATGGAGAAGGCACCGCCGGCCCCAACGGCGTGCGCTTCCGCGGCGAAGCGCGCGCCGCCACCGAAGCCGATGAATCCGCGCTGAACAACCTGCTCAACATCATCGGCCGGCGCAACGGCGCCGTGTCAGTCATTTCGATCGGATAA